The proteins below are encoded in one region of Williamsoniiplasma luminosum:
- a CDS encoding DNA polymerase III subunit alpha, whose translation MKFSPQLNVRTEYNFQESLIRIKDYISFAKKHDFSFVFYAENKSMFGVADFYNQAKKNNLKPIIGLAIDNPETNKTTLLYAKNKTGFQNLSFLSSWLMENNLTNFDQEFFDVFNQAISDTFLISEDDQIVEKYGAIVHQLFIPKISYLTSDEYENFIVLSAIKNNLTLKEISNVQDEHYFSDEEMQNKNPIDQKQQISQIAEACNFNLFDNSGQYHIANFKTPDNLPINIYLKQLCEEALLKYFNESKTFIEQTDYLKRLTYELSVIDKMGFNNYFLIVWDYVKFAKSQDIIVGPGRGSSAGSLVAFLLEITQIDPIKYNLLFERFLNPERATMPDIDIDFQDDRREEVVEYLFNKYGAHNVAMISTFQTIGAKSAIRDVARAYDINLEIVNAITKNIDLNYQNDLKSAVANNAQLKQYQTEYPELFEAANTLIGLPRQTSTHAAGVVLSDVDLRTILPIKIGFNGIYQTQFDMNFLETLGLIKMDILGLRNLTTLQLIQNNILRSRQIKIKLENIDLNLPEVFKTLNAGDTSGIFQLESPGMTNLIKKMEVNSIEDISIASALFRPGPQEMIEEFIERKKGKKQNYLIDQTLKDILNPTFGIIVYQEQVIQILGLVANFSFAKSDIVRRAMGKKDYKYMESMKTEFISQAIKNNYSPENANTIWDWIEKFASYGFNKSHSIAYSYISYWLAYFKTKYPSEFYAALLSGVIGNETKMTQYLNEAKRKDIIVKSPNVANMSFNYNSSQKLLFLPLTTIKGIGNEFIRKLREAYQNDKNLFSSIFYFTTKMLNNGLNKNLFKALIWSGAFDEFKYSRQTLDENIDQIFSFAEFNKNTKIIDEKLVPILEVQKDVPTVVSAKEKEYLGFYVSTHPITTIKAENKDLKAVGIDFIKENQGFTRIIGEIQNIKIFKDKNQNDMAFIEVGDETDTISVTIFASLFEQMNELIKLNSILAMDVKMQKYKNTISASLIKIVKVLK comes from the coding sequence ATGAAGTTTTCACCACAATTGAATGTTCGAACTGAATATAATTTTCAAGAGTCTTTAATTAGAATCAAAGATTATATTTCTTTTGCTAAAAAACATGATTTTTCATTTGTTTTTTATGCTGAAAATAAATCAATGTTTGGTGTTGCTGATTTTTATAACCAAGCTAAAAAAAACAATTTAAAACCAATTATTGGTTTAGCAATTGACAATCCTGAAACAAATAAAACGACACTTTTATACGCCAAAAACAAAACGGGTTTTCAAAATTTGTCTTTCTTATCTTCGTGATTAATGGAAAATAATTTGACAAATTTTGATCAAGAATTTTTTGATGTTTTTAATCAAGCAATAAGTGATACCTTTTTGATTTCTGAAGATGACCAAATTGTTGAAAAATATGGTGCAATTGTTCACCAATTATTTATTCCTAAAATTAGCTATTTAACAAGCGATGAATATGAGAATTTCATTGTTCTTTCAGCGATTAAAAATAACCTAACACTTAAAGAAATTTCCAATGTTCAGGATGAACATTATTTTTCTGATGAAGAAATGCAAAATAAAAATCCAATTGATCAAAAACAACAAATTAGTCAAATTGCTGAAGCATGCAATTTTAATTTATTTGATAATTCTGGACAATATCATATCGCTAACTTTAAAACTCCAGATAACTTACCAATTAATATTTATTTGAAACAATTGTGTGAAGAAGCCTTATTAAAATATTTCAATGAAAGTAAAACTTTCATTGAACAAACTGACTATCTAAAACGTCTAACATACGAGTTATCGGTGATTGATAAAATGGGCTTTAATAACTATTTTTTAATTGTTTGAGATTATGTAAAATTTGCTAAAAGTCAAGACATTATTGTTGGTCCTGGTCGTGGTTCTAGTGCTGGATCATTGGTTGCTTTTTTATTGGAAATCACTCAAATTGATCCAATCAAATACAACTTATTATTTGAACGTTTTTTAAATCCTGAACGAGCAACGATGCCAGATATTGATATTGATTTTCAAGATGATAGAAGAGAAGAAGTGGTCGAATATTTATTTAATAAATATGGTGCTCATAATGTTGCAATGATTTCAACTTTTCAAACAATTGGGGCCAAATCTGCAATCAGAGATGTGGCAAGAGCTTACGATATTAATTTAGAAATAGTCAATGCAATTACTAAAAATATTGATCTAAATTATCAAAATGATTTAAAATCAGCAGTTGCAAATAACGCTCAATTAAAACAATATCAAACAGAGTATCCAGAACTTTTTGAGGCTGCTAACACCTTGATTGGATTGCCTCGTCAAACCAGCACACATGCAGCTGGAGTGGTTTTATCAGATGTTGATTTAAGAACAATTTTACCAATTAAAATTGGATTCAATGGTATTTATCAAACGCAGTTTGATATGAATTTTTTAGAAACTTTAGGGTTAATCAAAATGGATATTTTAGGCTTAAGAAATCTAACAACCCTCCAATTAATTCAAAATAACATTTTAAGAAGTCGCCAAATCAAAATCAAATTAGAAAACATTGATTTAAATTTACCTGAAGTTTTCAAAACTTTAAATGCTGGTGATACTTCCGGAATTTTTCAATTAGAATCACCTGGGATGACTAATTTAATTAAAAAAATGGAAGTCAATTCAATTGAAGATATTTCAATTGCTTCAGCTTTATTTCGACCAGGTCCACAAGAAATGATTGAAGAATTTATTGAAAGAAAAAAAGGCAAAAAACAAAACTATTTAATTGATCAAACTTTGAAAGATATTTTAAACCCAACTTTTGGAATCATTGTTTATCAAGAACAAGTGATTCAAATTTTAGGATTGGTGGCAAATTTTTCTTTTGCCAAATCAGATATTGTGCGAAGAGCGATGGGGAAAAAAGATTACAAATATATGGAATCAATGAAAACTGAATTTATCTCTCAAGCAATTAAAAATAATTACTCCCCAGAAAATGCTAATACAATTTGAGATTGAATTGAAAAATTTGCCTCATATGGATTTAACAAATCACACTCGATTGCCTACTCATACATTAGTTATTGATTAGCTTATTTTAAAACTAAATATCCATCAGAATTTTATGCAGCTTTATTAAGTGGAGTGATCGGAAACGAAACCAAAATGACTCAATATTTGAATGAAGCAAAAAGAAAAGACATTATCGTTAAAAGTCCTAATGTTGCCAACATGAGTTTTAATTATAATTCAAGTCAAAAACTCTTGTTTTTGCCCTTGACCACAATCAAAGGAATTGGTAATGAATTTATTAGAAAATTAAGAGAAGCTTATCAAAATGATAAAAATTTATTTAGTTCAATTTTCTATTTTACAACCAAAATGCTTAATAATGGACTAAACAAAAATCTTTTTAAAGCGTTGATTTGATCTGGTGCTTTTGATGAATTTAAATATAGCAGACAAACCCTTGATGAAAATATTGATCAAATTTTTTCTTTTGCAGAATTTAATAAAAACACCAAAATTATTGATGAAAAGTTAGTTCCGATTTTAGAGGTTCAAAAAGATGTACCAACAGTTGTTTCTGCAAAAGAAAAAGAATATTTAGGCTTCTATGTTTCAACCCACCCGATTACAACCATTAAAGCAGAAAACAAAGATTTGAAAGCAGTTGGGATTGATTTCATCAAAGAAAATCAAGGTTTTACAAGAATTATTGGTGAAATACAAAATATCAAAATTTTCAAAGACAAAAATCAAAATGATATGGCTTTCATTGAGGTTGGTGATGAAACTGATACCATTTCTGTCACAATTTTTGCTTCACTTTTTGAACAAATGAACGAATTAATTAAGTTAAATTCAATTTTAGCAATGGATGTAAAAATGCAAAAATATAAAAATACCATTTCTGCGAGTTTAATTAAAATAGTTAAGGTACTGAAATAA
- a CDS encoding class I SAM-dependent methyltransferase yields the protein MESKYKTLSALVYDFNYPINQEIDGDITFYKPHLLPLENKILELGAGNGRFLIPFLRYGLKMEALDNSPEMLGLLNQNLIDYNLQTTIHNFDVLKMNFHQEFEAILFTNGFLNLLITQENIYQVLKNSFRALIKDGFVMIDLIYPNIDFKQGQQIQNVFQIHGQDITVTNTFAEINYQNQTTTNIIEYKSEKITEIQNFELTWIEQEQILEILKQIGFSKITFFKRSRHTIIVKAYK from the coding sequence ATGGAATCTAAATATAAAACACTGAGTGCTTTGGTGTATGATTTTAACTACCCGATTAATCAAGAAATTGATGGAGATATTACATTTTACAAACCCCATCTTTTGCCTTTGGAAAATAAAATTTTAGAATTAGGAGCTGGGAATGGTCGGTTTTTAATTCCATTTTTAAGATATGGCTTAAAAATGGAAGCGTTGGATAATTCACCAGAAATGTTGGGTTTATTAAACCAAAATTTAATTGATTATAATTTGCAAACTACCATTCATAATTTTGATGTTTTAAAAATGAATTTCCACCAAGAATTTGAAGCTATTTTATTTACTAATGGTTTTTTGAATTTGCTGATCACTCAAGAAAATATTTATCAGGTTTTAAAAAATAGTTTTAGAGCTTTGATTAAAGATGGATTTGTGATGATTGATTTAATTTATCCCAATATTGACTTTAAACAAGGTCAGCAAATTCAAAACGTTTTCCAAATTCATGGCCAAGACATTACTGTAACGAACACTTTTGCAGAAATTAATTATCAAAACCAAACAACAACCAATATAATTGAATATAAGTCTGAAAAGATAACTGAAATTCAAAACTTTGAACTGACTTGAATTGAACAAGAACAGATTTTGGAAATTTTAAAGCAAATAGGTTTTTCTAAAATCACTTTTTTCAAAAGAAGTCGACATACAATTATAGTTAAAGCATATAAATAA
- the rpsD gene encoding 30S ribosomal protein S4 translates to MSRYTESIFKKSRRYGFSILENGKEFSKGKKRTTAPGQHGAKKTKLSGYGSQLQEKQKVRFMYGINERQFRNTFAKAKKMHGVTGTNFLILLESRLDNIVYRLGFAMTRQGARQLVNHGHILVNGKKIDIPSYQLQPNDVLEIKESMKKNDKIAEALQNNESTVEFVKIDKKTLKGTFVRLPERQELNQEINDALIVEWYNRLIK, encoded by the coding sequence ATGTCAAGATATACTGAATCAATATTCAAAAAATCTCGTCGTTATGGTTTCTCAATTCTTGAAAACGGAAAAGAATTTAGCAAAGGTAAAAAACGTACAACAGCTCCAGGACAACATGGTGCTAAAAAAACCAAACTTTCTGGGTATGGTTCACAGTTACAAGAAAAACAAAAAGTTAGATTCATGTATGGAATTAATGAAAGACAATTCCGTAACACATTTGCAAAAGCAAAAAAAATGCATGGTGTTACTGGAACAAACTTCTTGATCTTATTAGAATCACGTTTAGACAATATTGTTTACCGCTTAGGTTTTGCTATGACAAGACAAGGTGCAAGACAATTAGTTAACCACGGTCACATTCTAGTAAATGGGAAGAAAATTGATATTCCTTCATACCAACTACAACCAAATGATGTTTTAGAAATTAAAGAATCAATGAAGAAAAACGATAAAATTGCTGAAGCATTGCAAAACAATGAATCAACAGTTGAGTTTGTTAAAATTGATAAAAAAACATTAAAAGGTACTTTCGTAAGATTACCTGAACGTCAAGAATTGAATCAAGAAATTAACGATGCATTAATCGTTGAATGATACAATCGTTTAATTAAATAG
- the thiI gene encoding tRNA uracil 4-sulfurtransferase ThiI, protein MKNILVRYGELTLKGNNRNHFITKLIQNIKFQLKEFKEEVVYTKDNNSLTLGVKEEVFDQVLARIQNVFGIYSLSIIEKSSLDFDEIANAVLKIAEKSSAKTFKLEVFRKDKSYPITSTEMKQKLAPLVLKNNQHLKVDVHHPELKIEVVIKKDHADIFDSRINALKGLPVGVSGKGLSLLSGGIDSPVASFLTMKRGMTVDFLHFMTPPHTSAEALTKVFDLAKIVAKYNYNRFSLFICNFTPLLEELNHIPNQTYKINIMRRMFVRIANQLAFKTNSKAIITGESLGQVASQTIESINTINSVSTLPILRPVLTYDKEEIIKISKQIGTYETSILPFDDACSMFVPKNPTTKPKLREAEFNEKDLLWEELLNHTVQNLIEEFVWINGEFVKKEEE, encoded by the coding sequence ATGAAAAATATTTTAGTGAGATATGGGGAACTAACGTTAAAAGGTAATAATCGCAATCATTTTATTACAAAGTTAATTCAAAACATAAAATTCCAATTAAAAGAATTTAAAGAAGAAGTGGTTTATACCAAAGATAATAATTCTTTGACACTTGGTGTCAAAGAAGAAGTTTTTGATCAAGTTTTAGCAAGAATCCAAAATGTTTTTGGAATTTATTCATTGTCAATTATTGAAAAAAGTTCATTGGATTTTGACGAAATTGCTAATGCAGTTTTAAAAATTGCAGAAAAATCTTCAGCAAAAACATTTAAACTAGAAGTTTTTAGAAAAGACAAATCTTATCCGATCACATCAACAGAAATGAAGCAAAAATTAGCTCCGTTAGTTTTAAAAAATAATCAACATTTAAAAGTTGATGTGCACCATCCAGAATTAAAAATTGAAGTTGTGATCAAAAAAGATCATGCTGATATTTTTGATTCAAGAATCAATGCTCTAAAAGGATTACCAGTTGGAGTTTCGGGAAAAGGATTATCTTTATTAAGTGGAGGAATTGATTCTCCAGTTGCTTCTTTTTTAACAATGAAACGAGGAATGACTGTCGATTTTTTACATTTCATGACCCCGCCTCATACTTCAGCTGAAGCATTGACAAAAGTTTTTGATTTAGCAAAAATAGTTGCCAAATATAATTACAACCGTTTCAGTTTGTTTATTTGCAATTTTACTCCGCTATTAGAAGAATTAAATCATATTCCTAATCAAACTTATAAAATTAATATTATGCGAAGAATGTTTGTGCGAATTGCAAATCAATTAGCTTTCAAAACTAATTCAAAAGCGATTATTACTGGTGAATCTTTAGGGCAAGTTGCTTCGCAAACTATCGAATCAATCAACACCATTAATTCAGTTTCGACTTTGCCAATTTTAAGACCAGTTCTAACTTATGACAAGGAAGAAATTATTAAAATTTCTAAACAAATTGGTACTTATGAAACTTCAATTCTACCATTTGATGATGCTTGTTCAATGTTTGTTCCCAAAAATCCAACAACCAAACCTAAATTAAGAGAGGCTGAATTTAATGAAAAAGATCTGCTTTGAGAAGAGTTATTAAATCATACTGTTCAAAATTTAATTGAAGAATTTGTATGAATAAACGGGGAGTTTGTTAAAAAAGAAGAGGAGTAA
- the tyrS gene encoding tyrosine--tRNA ligase, producing the protein MSIIKELEWRGLLKQATNEEKINLAQKNHAGVYCGFDPTADSLHVGHLLPIILLSRFQKAGFKPIALIGGGTGMIGDPSFKSQERVLQTNDQVVKNVEGIQHQLKKMLIGVEFVNNFDWLNKLSLLDFLRDIGKDFTLSYLLAKESIATRISTGLSITEFSYTMLQAYDFYQLYTNNNCKVQIGGSDQWGNITSGIDLIGSKIGRDKSEAAGITNQLLVKKDGQKFGKSESGAIWLDPQKTSEYAFYQFWFNQSDDDCEMLLKFLTFLDQKEIAELVKNHQAQPKARTIQKVLAEQITKFVHGQDGLHKALLLTEAFFNGTVQDLDEMLIASAIQSLQAPTIDQNQTVIEAIIQSGAATSKREAREFIHNQAISFNEIVIDDENQLLKNFNKLINNEFILIKRGKKKYFAVAIAK; encoded by the coding sequence ATGAGTATAATCAAAGAATTAGAATGACGTGGCTTGTTAAAACAAGCCACCAATGAAGAAAAAATCAATCTAGCACAAAAAAATCATGCTGGAGTTTATTGTGGTTTTGATCCAACCGCTGATTCTTTACATGTCGGACATTTATTACCGATTATTTTGTTGTCTCGTTTTCAAAAAGCAGGTTTTAAACCGATCGCTTTGATTGGTGGAGGAACTGGAATGATTGGAGATCCTTCATTCAAGTCGCAAGAACGTGTCTTGCAAACCAACGATCAAGTTGTGAAAAATGTCGAAGGAATTCAACACCAATTAAAAAAAATGTTAATTGGTGTTGAATTTGTCAATAATTTTGATTGATTGAATAAATTGTCACTTTTAGATTTCTTGAGAGATATTGGAAAAGATTTTACACTTTCTTATTTATTGGCCAAGGAATCAATCGCGACAAGAATTAGTACAGGGCTATCAATTACTGAATTTTCATACACCATGCTTCAAGCATATGATTTTTATCAATTGTATACAAACAACAACTGTAAGGTCCAAATTGGGGGTTCTGACCAATGAGGTAACATTACAAGTGGAATTGATTTAATCGGTTCTAAAATCGGACGCGACAAAAGTGAAGCGGCCGGAATTACAAACCAATTATTAGTCAAAAAAGATGGCCAAAAATTTGGTAAATCTGAATCGGGGGCCATTTGATTAGACCCACAAAAAACTAGTGAATATGCATTTTACCAATTCTGATTTAATCAATCTGATGATGATTGCGAAATGTTATTGAAATTTTTAACATTTTTAGACCAAAAAGAAATTGCAGAATTAGTAAAAAACCATCAAGCACAACCAAAAGCAAGAACTATTCAAAAAGTTTTAGCAGAACAAATTACCAAATTTGTTCATGGACAAGACGGTTTGCACAAAGCATTGTTATTAACAGAGGCGTTTTTTAATGGAACTGTCCAAGATTTAGACGAAATGTTGATAGCTTCTGCAATTCAGTCACTCCAAGCCCCAACAATCGACCAAAACCAAACAGTGATTGAGGCAATTATTCAAAGTGGGGCCGCAACTTCTAAACGCGAAGCAAGAGAATTTATTCATAATCAAGCGATTTCTTTTAATGAAATTGTTATTGATGATGAAAATCAATTGTTGAAAAACTTTAATAAATTGATTAATAATGAGTTTATTTTAATTAAAAGGGGTAAAAAGAAGTATTTTGCAGTCGCAATTGCAAAATAA